One window of Perca fluviatilis chromosome 12, GENO_Pfluv_1.0, whole genome shotgun sequence genomic DNA carries:
- the LOC120570107 gene encoding olfactory receptor 1509-like produces the protein MENSTQIKSFVLAMYGNMGPLKYLYFTVALLFYISVILANTVLIVIIYVDRNLHEPMYIFLCNLFVNEIYGSTSLLPCLMHQVLLDTHEIPVHFCFLQIFNIHTYVAVEFGTLTIMAYDRFICICKPLHYNAIITKQIVLKVILIIWIVSFVEVGVLLSFTIRLKRCGTVIHKVFCAHHLVVELSCSPDRTVSLIHDLVFGLFFTVAVPVTYISFTYVKILAVCLKGSKETKVKAVDTCTPHLISLISFVFACFYSLITQRFDMFSVPYPLCVVLSMYVVIVQPLQNPIMYGLKLSKIRHACKHLLTLKSLQLYIFLQRIYILALYTHWIRRWNSWVRNCVLQQRQIWCNGSRLRRLGNIQLCMSSKHLFSMPSPVFRRSHVDRIRHRTSFS, from the exons ATGGAGAACTCAACACAGATTAAGTCATTTGTGTTGGCTATGTATGGTAACATGGGACCCTTAAAGTACttgtatttcactgtggcaTTGCTATTTTACATATCAGTTATTTTGGCCAACACAGTTCTTATTGTCATTATTTATGTTGACAGAAATCTGCATGAGCCCATGTACATATTCCTGTGTAATTTGTTTGTTAATGAAATATATGGCAGCACGTCCTTGTTGCCTTGCTTGATGCATCAAGTGTTGTTGGACACTCATGAAATTCCTGTCCATTTCTGTTTCCTTCAAATATTTAACATTCATACGTATGTAGCTGTTGAATTTGGAACATTAACAATAATGGCATATGACAGATTTATATGTATTTGTAAGCCTTTACATTACAATGCCATAATAACTAAACAAATAGTATTAAAGGTAATTCTTATTATTTGGATAGTTTCCTTTGTAGAGGTTGGAGTTTTACTGTCGTTCACTATTCGTTTAAAGCGTTGTGGGACTGTCATCCACAAGGTTTTTTGTGCACATCACCTTGTAGTTGAACTTTCTTGTTCACCAGACAGAACAGTGTCACTTATTCATGATCTGGTGTTTGGACTTTTTTTCACTGTTGCTGTTCCTGTCACTTATATTTCATTCACTTATGTCAAAATTTTGGCTGTGTGTTTAAAAGGTTCCAAAGAGACCAAAGTGAAGGCTGTTGACACCTGCACTCCACATTTGATTTCACTCATTAGTTTTGTCTTTGCCTGTTTTTACAGTCTGATCACTCAGAGATTTGACATGTTCTCTGTTCCATATCCACTGTGTGTTGTCTTGTCCATGTATGTAGTGATTGTTCAGCCTCTTCAAAATCCAATCATGTATGGGCTTAAACTGTCAAAAATTAGACATGCTTGTAAACATTTGTTGACATTAAAATCATTGCAACTCTACATTTTCCTGCAGCGTATTTACATTCTCGC GTTGTACACTCACTGGATCAGGAGATGGAATAGCTGGGTCAGGAACTGTGTTCTCCAACAAAGGCAGATCTGGTGCAATGGAAGTAGACTCCGAAGACTCGGGAACATCCAACTCTGCATGTCGAGCAAGCATCTGTTCAGCATGCCGTCTCCAGTGTTCCGAAGATCCCACGTTGATCGTATAAGACACAGGACCAGTTTCAGCTGA
- the LOC120570109 gene encoding trace amine-associated receptor 8a-like, with protein sequence MEILEEVELCFPQLLNASCKKPMRTHFEIILSYIILSSITLLTTTLNLLVIISISHFKQLHSPTNLLLLSLAVSDFFVGLLMFFQIELIDGCWFLGDLVCTLSYLLSCIITSASVGSMVLISIDRYVAICDPLHYSTKVTEKRVQVCVCLCWICSVIFQILVLKDNLKQPGRYNSCSGECVVVSDYIAGLVDLVVTFIGPVTVIIVLYMRVFVVAVSQARAMRSHIAAVTLQGSVKVTAKSSEMKAARTLGVVIVVFLICLCPYYSVALTDNLLNPVSAAFVICLYYFNSCLNPLIYSFFYPWFRKCLKLVVTFHILQPGSSETNIL encoded by the exons atGGAGATCCTGGAAGAAGTTGAACTCTGCTTCCCACAACTCCTCAATGCCTCCTGCAAGAAGCCAATGCGTACTCACTTTGAGATCATACTGTCTTACATTATACTGTCCTCCATCACTCTGCTCACCACAACTCTCAACCTGCTGGTCATCATCTCCATCTCCCACTTCAA GCAGCTCCACAGCCCTaccaacctcctcctcctctctctggctgtctcagatTTCTTCGTGGGCCTCCTCATGTTCTTTCAAATTGAGCTCATTGACGGCTGCTGGTTCCTCGGTGATCTTGTGTGTACTCTGAGTTATCTTTTGTCCTGCATCATTACTTCTGCTTCAGTAGGAAGCATGGTGCTCATATCTATTGACCGCTATGTGGCTATTTGTGATCCTCTGCATTACTCCACTAAAGTCACAGAAAAAAGAGTTcaagtctgtgtttgtctgtgttggatATGTTCTGTAATCTTTCAAATTCTTGTGCTGAAGGATAACTTGAAACAACCAGGCAGATATAACTCCTGCTCtggggagtgtgtggttgtCAGTGACTACATCGCAGGACTTGTTGATCTGGTGGTAACCTTTATCGGTCCTGTCACTGTCATCATAGTTCTGTATATGAGAGTGTTTGtggtggctgtgtctcaggctcgtgccaTGCGGTCTCATATTGCAGCTGTCACACTTCAGGGTTCAGTGAAAGTAACTGCTAAAAGTTCTGAAATGAAAGCGGCCAGGACTCTCGGTGTTGTTATAGTTGTGTTTCTAATATGTCTCTGCCCATATTACTCTGTTGCTCTTACTGATAACTTGCTCAATCCTGTATCTGCTGCATTCGTAATATGTCTGTATTATTTTAACTCCTGTCTAAATCCTCTGATCTATTCCTTTTTTTACCCCTGGTTCAGAAAATGTCTTAAACTTGTTGTAACCTTTCATatactgcagcctggctccaGTGAGACCAACATACTTTAG
- the LOC120570111 gene encoding trace amine-associated receptor 8a-like produces the protein MEILEEVELCFPQLLNASCKKPMRTHFEVILSYIILSSITLLTTTLNLLVIISISHFKQLHSPTNLLLLSLAVSDFFVGLLMFFQIVLIDGCWFLSDLMCTLYYLLDYIITSASVGSMVLISIDRYVAICDPMHYSTKVTEKRVQVCVCLCWICSVIFQILVLKDNLKQPGRYNSCSGECVVVSDYIAGLFDLVLSFIGPVIVIIVLYLRVFVVAVSQARAMRSHIAAVTLQGSVKVTAKSSEIKAARTLGVVVVVFLICLCPYYSVALTDNMLNPVSAAFVICLYYFNSCLNPLIYAFFYPWFRKCLKLVVTLQILQPGSSETNIL, from the exons ATGGAGATCCTGGAAGAAGTTGAACTCTGCTTCCCACAACTCCTCAATGCCTCCTGCAAGAAGCCAATGCGTACTCACTTTGAGGTCATACTGTCTTACATTATACTGTCCTCCATCACTCTGCTCACCACAACTCTCAACCTGCTGGTCATCATCTCCATCTCCCACTTCAA GCAGCTCCACAGCCCCaccaacctcctcctcctctctctggctgtctcagatTTCTTCGTGGGCCTCCTCATGTTCTTTCAAATTGTGCTCATTGACGGTTGCTGGTTCCTCAGTGACCTCATGTGTACTCTGTATTATCTTTTGGACTACATCATTACTTCTGCTTCAGTGGGAAGCATGGTTCTTATATCTATTGACCGCTATGTGGCTATTTGCGATCCTATGCATTACTCCACTAAAGTCACAGAAAAAAGAGTTcaagtctgtgtttgtctgtgttggatATGTTCTGTAATCTTTCAAATTTTGGTGCTGAAGGATAACTTGAAACAACCAGGCAGGTATAACTCCTGCTCtggggagtgtgtggttgtCAGTGACTACATCGCAGGACTTTTTGATCTGGTGTTATCCTTTATCGGTCCTGTCATTGTCATCATAGTTCTGTATTTGAGAGTATTTGtagtggctgtgtctcaggctcgtgccaTGCGGTCTCATATTGCAGCTGTCACACTTCAGGGTTCAGTGAAAGTAACTGCTAAAAGTTCTGAAATTAAAGCAGCCAGGACTCTCGGTGTTGTTGTAGTTGTGTTTCTAATATGTCTCTGCCCATATTACTCTGTTGCTCTTACTGATAACATGCTCAATCCTGTATCTGCTGCATTTGTAATATGTCTGTATTATTTTAACTCATGTCTAAATCCTCTGATCTATGCCTTTTTTTACCCCTGGTTCAGAAAATGTCTTAAACTTGTTGTAACCCTTCagatactgcagcctggctccaGTGAGACCAACATACTATAG
- the LOC120570110 gene encoding trace amine-associated receptor 8a-like produces MMEILEEVELCFPQLLNASCKKPMRTHFEVILSYIILSSITLLTTTLNLLVIISIAHFKQLYTPSNILILSLAVSDFFVGLLMFFQIILIDGCWFLGDLMCTLYYVLDYTITSASIGTMVLISIDRYVAICDPLHYSTKVTQKRVHVCVCLCWIYSVIFQILILKGNLKQPGRYNSCSGECVVVSDYITELVDLVVSFIGPVTVIIVLYMKVFVVAVSQARAMRSHIAAITLQGSVKVTVKKSEMKAARTLGVVILQPGSSETNVL; encoded by the exons atgatGGAGATCCTGGAAGAAGTTGAACTCTGCTTCCCACAACTCCTCAATGCCTCCTGCAAGAAGCCAATGCGTACTCACTTTGAGGTCATACTGTCTTACATTATACTGTCCTCCATCACTCTGCTCACCACAACTCTCAACCTGCTGGTCATCATCTCCATTGCCCACTTCAA GCAGCTCTACACCCCCtccaacatcctcatcctctctctggctgtctcagatTTCTTCGTGGGCCTCCTCATGTTCTTTCAAATTATACTTATAGACGGCTGCTGGTTCCTTGGTGACCTCATGTGTACTCTGTATTATGTTTTGGACTATACCATTACGTCTGCATCAATAGGAACCATGGTGCTCATATCTATTGACCGCTATGTGGCTATTTGTGATCCTCTGCATTACTCCACTAAAGTCACACAAAAAAGAGttcatgtctgtgtttgtctgtgttggatATATTCCGTAATTTTTCAAATTCTGATTCTAAAGGGTAACTTGAAACAACCAGGCAGATATAACTCCTGCTCTGGAGAGTGTGTGGTTGTCAGTGACTACATCACAGAACTTGTTGATCTGGTTGTGTCCTTTATCGGTCCTGTTACTGTCATCATAGTTCTGTATATGAAAGTATTTGtagtggctgtgtctcaggctcgtgcTATGCGCTCTCATATTGCAGCTATCACACTTCAGGGTTCAGTGAAAGTAACTGTTAAGAAATCTGAAAtgaaagcagccaggactcTCGGTGTTGTT atactgcagcctggctccaGTGAGACCAACGTgctataa
- the LOC120570112 gene encoding trace amine-associated receptor 13c-like yields MEILEEVELCFPQLLNASCKKPIRSHFEFILSYIILSSITLLTTTLNLLVIISIAHFKQLYTPSNLLLLSLAVSDFFVGLLMFFQIILIDGCWFLGDLMCTLYYVLDYTITSASIGTMVLISIDRYVAICDPLHYSTKVTQKRVQVCVCLCWICSIIFQIVVLKDNLKQPGRYNSCSGECVVFSDYITELVDLVVTFIGPVTMIIVLYLRVFVVAVSQAHAMRSHIAAVTIQGSVKVTAKKSEMKAARTLGVVVVVFLICLCPYYCVAYTGDNLLNASSDAFVMCLFYFNSCLNPLIYAFFYPWFRKCLKLIITLKILQPGSSETNIL; encoded by the exons ATGGAGATCCTGGAAGAAGTTGAACTTTGCTTCCCACAACTCCTCAATGCCTCCTGCAAGAAACCAATACGTAGTCATTTTGAGTTCATACTGTCTTACATTATACTGTCCTCCATCACTCTGCTAACCACAACTCTCAACCTGCTGGTCATCATCTCCATCGCCCACTTCAA ACAGCTCTACACCCCCtccaacctcctcctcctctctctggccgTCTCAGATTTCTTCGTGGGCCTCCTCATGTTCTTTCAAATTATACTTATAGACGGCTGCTGGTTCCTCGGTGACCTCATGTGTACTCTGTATTATGTTTTGGACTATACCATTACTTCTGCATCAATAGGAACCATGGTGCTCATATCTATTGACCGCTATGTAGCTATTTGTGATCCTCTGCATTACTCCACTAAAGTCACACAAAAAAGAGTTcaagtctgtgtttgtctgtgttggatATGTTCCATAATCTTTCAAATTGTGGTGCTGAAGGATAACTTGAAACAACCAGGTAGGTATAACTCCTGCTCTGGAGAGTGTGTGGTTTTCAGTGATTACATCACAGAACTTGTTGATCTGGTGGTAACCTTTATCGGTCCTGTTACTATGATCATAGTTCTGTATTTGAGAGTATTTGtagtggctgtgtctcaggctcaTGCCATGCGCTCTCATATTGCAGCTGTCACAATTCAGGGTTCAGTGAAAGTAACTGCTAAGAAATCTGAAAtgaaagcagccaggactcTCGGTGTGGTTGTAGTTGTGTTTCTAATATGTCTCTGCCCATATTACTGTGTTGCTTATACAGGCGATAACTTGCTCAATGCTTCATCCGATGCCTTTGTAATGTGTCTTTTCTATTTTAACTCCTGTCTAAATCCTCTGATTTATGCCTTTTTTTACCCCTGGTTCAGAAAATGTCTTAAACTTATTATAACGCTTAagatactgcagcctggctccaGTGAGACCAACATactatag